In one window of Azotobacter salinestris DNA:
- a CDS encoding TIGR01777 family oxidoreductase, producing the protein MHILLTGGTGLMGRSLCRNWTAEGHRLTVWSRSPERVPGLCGPSVRGVGRLEELDGETLDAVINLAGAPIAERPWTRRRKAVLWSSRITLTEHLVNWLQTRMQRPRVLISGSAVGWYGDGGERELREDMGPVGTDFASQLCGAWEDTARRAEELGIRVAFLRSGVVLAPDGGFLQRLLPVFRLGLGGPLGNGRQWLPWIHIADQVALIDFLLHREDARGPYNACAPQPVRNGEFARALGQALHRPARLSAPAFALRLGLGELAGLLLGSQRAVPARLCEAGFVFRFTDLNAALADLLGDHRSKDVA; encoded by the coding sequence ATGCACATTTTGCTGACTGGCGGTACCGGACTGATGGGGCGTTCCCTGTGCCGGAACTGGACTGCCGAAGGACACCGGCTGACGGTGTGGAGCCGCTCGCCGGAGCGGGTTCCCGGCCTCTGCGGGCCATCCGTGCGCGGGGTCGGCCGGCTCGAGGAGCTGGACGGCGAGACGCTGGACGCGGTGATCAACCTGGCCGGCGCGCCCATTGCCGAGCGGCCTTGGACGCGCCGGCGCAAGGCCGTGCTCTGGTCCAGCCGGATCACTCTGACCGAGCACCTGGTGAACTGGCTGCAGACCCGCATGCAGCGGCCGCGGGTGCTGATCTCCGGCTCGGCGGTGGGCTGGTACGGCGATGGCGGCGAGCGCGAGCTGCGCGAGGACATGGGGCCGGTCGGCACGGATTTCGCCAGCCAGCTGTGCGGCGCCTGGGAGGACACGGCGCGGCGCGCCGAGGAGCTGGGCATCCGCGTGGCGTTTCTGCGCAGCGGGGTGGTGCTGGCGCCCGACGGCGGCTTTCTCCAGCGCCTGCTGCCGGTGTTCCGCCTGGGGCTGGGCGGGCCGCTGGGCAATGGCCGGCAGTGGCTGCCGTGGATACATATCGCCGATCAGGTCGCGCTGATCGACTTTCTCCTGCACCGGGAAGATGCGCGGGGTCCCTATAATGCCTGCGCGCCACAGCCGGTGCGCAACGGCGAATTCGCCCGCGCCCTAGGGCAGGCGCTGCACCGTCCGGCGCGGCTGTCGGCGCCTGCCTTCGCCCTGCGCCTGGGGCTGGGCGAGCTGGCCGGGCTGCTGCTCGGCAGCCAGCGCGCCGTGCCGGCACGCCTGTGCGAGGCCGGCTTCGTGTTTCGTTTCACCGATCTCAACGCTGCCCTGGCCGATCTGCTGGGCGACCATCGAAGTAAGGATGTTGCATGA
- a CDS encoding NAD(P)/FAD-dependent oxidoreductase, whose product MTFPIAIIGTGIAGLSAAGALHAAGLEVQLFDKGRGSGGRMASKRTEVGALDLGAQYFTCRDRRFAEAVQQWRNQGWIAEWQPSLYDSANGALRPSQDEQIRWIGTPRMSALTRGLLGDMPVRFSCRITEVFHGKQHWMLQDADGKAYGPFSQVVVATPSPQAAQLLAAAPKLASSVASVAMEPNWAVALSFEQPLETPVDGCFIQDSPLEWVSRNHGKPGRASQPDTWVLQASSRWTRQNLDVAKEQIIEQLYGAFAEMIGCTVPEPVFSLAHRWLYGRPVGSHGWGALADSSLGLYACGDWCLSGRVEGAWLSGQEAARKLLQHRAS is encoded by the coding sequence ATGACTTTTCCTATTGCCATCATTGGCACAGGTATCGCGGGGCTCTCCGCGGCGGGGGCTCTGCACGCGGCGGGACTCGAGGTCCAGTTGTTCGACAAGGGCCGGGGCAGCGGCGGCCGCATGGCCAGCAAGCGTACCGAGGTCGGCGCCCTCGACCTGGGTGCCCAGTACTTCACCTGCCGTGACCGCCGCTTCGCCGAGGCGGTCCAGCAATGGCGCAACCAGGGCTGGATCGCCGAATGGCAGCCCAGTCTCTACGATTCCGCCAACGGCGCGCTGCGCCCATCCCAGGACGAGCAGATCCGCTGGATCGGCACGCCGCGCATGAGCGCCCTGACCCGCGGCCTGCTCGGTGACATGCCGGTGCGCTTCTCCTGCCGCATCACCGAGGTCTTCCATGGCAAGCAGCACTGGATGCTGCAGGATGCCGACGGCAAGGCCTACGGTCCGTTCAGCCAGGTGGTGGTGGCCACGCCCTCGCCGCAGGCGGCGCAGTTGCTGGCGGCCGCGCCGAAGCTGGCCAGCAGCGTGGCCAGCGTGGCGATGGAGCCGAACTGGGCGGTCGCCCTGTCCTTCGAGCAGCCGCTGGAAACGCCGGTGGACGGCTGCTTCATCCAGGACAGCCCGCTCGAATGGGTGTCGCGCAACCACGGCAAGCCCGGTCGCGCCAGCCAGCCGGACACCTGGGTGCTGCAGGCCAGCAGCCGCTGGACCCGGCAGAACCTCGATGTGGCCAAGGAGCAGATCATCGAGCAGTTGTACGGCGCCTTCGCCGAAATGATCGGCTGCACCGTGCCCGAGCCGGTGTTCAGCCTCGCCCACCGCTGGCTCTACGGCCGGCCGGTCGGCAGCCATGGCTGGGGCGCCCTGGCCGATTCCAGCCTGGGCCTCTACGCCTGCGGCGACTGGTGCCTGTCCGGACGCGTCGAAGGCGCCTGGCTGAGCGGCCAGGAGGCCGCCCGCAAGCTGCTGCAGCACCGCGCGAGCTGA
- a CDS encoding hypoxanthine-guanine phosphoribosyltransferase, with translation MSVDLAHIRQVMAEADCLFNHAEVEAAIGRVAAAINAELAERNPVVFCVMNGGLVFAGKLLPLLGFPLELSYLHATRYRNETRGGDLFWKAKPEISCIDRDVLIIDDILDEGHTLAAIIDFCRHEGASAVHTAVLVDKQHQRKAAPDLRADYVGLSCEDRYIFGYGMDYKGYWRNAAGIYAVKGL, from the coding sequence ATGTCCGTCGATCTCGCCCATATCCGCCAAGTCATGGCGGAGGCCGATTGCCTGTTCAACCATGCCGAAGTCGAGGCAGCGATCGGACGCGTCGCCGCGGCGATCAACGCCGAGTTGGCCGAGCGCAATCCGGTGGTGTTCTGCGTGATGAACGGTGGCCTGGTCTTCGCCGGTAAGCTGCTGCCCCTGCTGGGGTTCCCGCTGGAACTGTCCTACCTGCACGCCACCCGCTACCGCAACGAAACCCGCGGTGGCGACCTGTTCTGGAAGGCCAAGCCGGAAATCTCCTGCATCGACCGCGACGTGCTGATCATCGACGATATCCTCGACGAGGGGCACACCCTGGCGGCGATCATCGATTTCTGCCGCCACGAGGGCGCCAGCGCCGTGCATACCGCGGTGCTGGTGGACAAGCAGCACCAGCGCAAGGCCGCGCCCGACCTCAGGGCCGACTACGTGGGATTGAGCTGCGAGGACCGTTACATATTCGGCTACGGCATGGACTACAAGGGCTACTGGCGCAACGCCGCCGGCATCTATGCGGTCAAGGGGCTGTGA
- a CDS encoding MerR family transcriptional regulator yields MSEKLLPAPALDEPETAAEPGWLPIREVARQTGVNPVTLRAWERRYGLILPRRTPKGHRLYNDTHVARIHAVLAWLNRGVAVGQVRDLLDREPPGDAEAAPDSPWQVLQAELLAAIEALASRRLDTLFDQAGALYPAPLLCERLLQPLLAELERRERAGAGLERAFFLSWLRTRLAARVQQHSRQNGGAPLLLAGLAGQPIEPGLWLCAWLATAAGSPLEVLDGPASLTELELALPRLAPCGLLLHATQPLTAVQLRQLERLVRGSRFPVLLAGPAAAAQREALSQLPGLLLAENPSVALRLLQELHGKAPCAN; encoded by the coding sequence ATGTCCGAAAAACTACTGCCCGCCCCAGCGCTCGATGAGCCCGAAACCGCCGCCGAGCCCGGCTGGCTGCCGATCCGCGAGGTCGCCCGGCAGACCGGGGTCAACCCGGTCACCCTGCGCGCCTGGGAGCGTCGCTACGGCCTGATCCTGCCCCGCCGCACGCCCAAGGGGCACCGCCTGTACAACGACACCCATGTGGCGCGCATCCACGCGGTGCTCGCCTGGCTGAACCGCGGCGTGGCCGTCGGCCAGGTCCGCGACCTGCTCGACCGCGAGCCGCCGGGCGACGCCGAAGCGGCCCCCGACAGCCCCTGGCAGGTCTTGCAAGCGGAACTGCTCGCCGCCATCGAGGCGCTGGCCAGCCGCCGTCTCGATACTCTGTTCGACCAGGCCGGCGCGCTCTATCCTGCCCCCCTGCTCTGCGAGCGCCTGCTCCAGCCGCTGCTCGCCGAGCTGGAGCGACGCGAGCGGGCCGGTGCCGGGCTGGAGCGTGCGTTCTTCCTGTCCTGGCTGCGCACCCGGCTCGCTGCCCGCGTCCAACAGCACAGCCGCCAGAACGGCGGCGCGCCGCTGCTGCTCGCCGGCCTCGCCGGACAGCCGATCGAGCCCGGCCTGTGGCTCTGCGCCTGGCTCGCCACGGCGGCCGGCAGCCCGCTGGAGGTGCTCGACGGCCCCGCGTCCCTCACCGAACTGGAGCTGGCGCTGCCGCGCCTCGCGCCGTGCGGCCTGCTGCTGCACGCCACCCAGCCGCTGACGGCGGTGCAGCTGCGCCAGCTGGAGCGCCTGGTCCGCGGCAGCAGGTTCCCGGTGCTGCTGGCCGGTCCGGCGGCGGCTGCACAACGAGAAGCGCTGTCGCAGCTGCCCGGCCTGCTGCTGGCCGAGAACCCGTCCGTCGCACTGCGGCTCCTGCAGGAGCTGCACGGGAAAGCGCCATGCGCCAATTGA
- the phrB gene encoding deoxyribodipyrimidine photo-lyase, translating into MRQLIWLRSDLRVRDNRALRAAMAAGPTLALYLLSPGQWRAHDDAPCKVDFRLRNLAELSHSLARLGVPLLIRRADTWDEAPALLTRLCHEQNIVRVHVNDEYGVHESRRDAAVESALQAQGIGLQRHLDQLLFAPGSLLTRSGGCFQVFGQFRRACHQHLTSGLPAVDGQPAAQPPLAVASDAVPAALEGFATPPESLRRLWPAGEAAAQRRLHEFVENRLAAYAEARDFPAEPGTSRLSPYLAAGVLSPRQCLHAALQAGGGDFDRPGVSAWFDELLWREFYKHVLVGYPRVSMGRAFLAETEALPWRDAPAELEAWQQGRTGFPLVDAAMHQLLATGWMHNRLRMVVAMFLTKNLLIDWRHGERWFMRHLIDGDLAANNGGWQWSASTGTDAVPYFRLFNPLAQSRRFDPDGRFIRQWLPELEGLDRRDIHAPVGLFRPAGYPPPIVELPYSRERALAAFKALPRRG; encoded by the coding sequence ATGCGCCAATTGATCTGGCTGCGCAGCGACCTGCGCGTCCGCGACAACCGCGCCCTGAGGGCCGCCATGGCTGCGGGACCGACCCTCGCCCTCTACCTGCTCAGCCCCGGCCAGTGGCGCGCCCACGACGACGCCCCGTGCAAGGTCGACTTCCGGCTGCGCAACCTGGCCGAGCTGTCGCACAGCCTGGCGCGCTTGGGTGTGCCGCTGCTGATCCGCCGGGCCGATACCTGGGACGAGGCGCCCGCCCTCCTCACCCGCCTGTGCCATGAGCAGAACATCGTCCGGGTACACGTCAACGACGAATACGGGGTCCACGAAAGCCGCCGCGATGCGGCGGTGGAGAGCGCATTGCAGGCGCAGGGCATCGGCCTGCAGCGGCACTTGGACCAATTGCTGTTCGCCCCGGGCAGCCTGTTGACCCGCTCCGGCGGCTGCTTTCAGGTGTTCGGCCAGTTCCGCCGGGCCTGCCACCAGCACCTGACCTCCGGCCTGCCGGCAGTCGACGGCCAGCCCGCCGCGCAGCCGCCGTTGGCCGTCGCCAGCGATGCCGTTCCCGCCGCGCTGGAAGGTTTCGCCACCCCGCCGGAATCCCTGCGCCGGCTCTGGCCGGCAGGCGAAGCGGCCGCGCAGCGGCGCCTGCATGAGTTCGTCGAGAACCGCCTCGCCGCTTACGCCGAAGCCCGCGACTTTCCCGCCGAGCCCGGCACCAGCCGGCTGTCGCCCTACCTCGCCGCCGGCGTGCTGTCGCCGCGCCAGTGCCTGCACGCAGCATTGCAGGCCGGTGGCGGCGACTTCGACCGCCCGGGCGTCTCCGCCTGGTTCGATGAACTGCTCTGGCGCGAGTTCTACAAGCATGTGCTGGTCGGCTACCCGCGGGTGTCGATGGGCCGCGCCTTCCTCGCGGAAACCGAGGCCCTGCCCTGGCGCGATGCCCCGGCGGAACTGGAGGCCTGGCAGCAGGGGCGCACCGGCTTTCCGCTGGTCGATGCGGCGATGCACCAGCTGCTCGCTACCGGCTGGATGCACAACCGCCTGCGCATGGTGGTCGCCATGTTCCTGACCAAGAACCTGCTGATCGACTGGCGGCACGGCGAGCGCTGGTTCATGCGCCACCTGATCGACGGCGATCTTGCCGCCAACAACGGCGGCTGGCAGTGGAGCGCCTCCACCGGCACCGATGCGGTGCCCTACTTCCGCCTGTTCAACCCGCTCGCCCAGTCGCGCAGGTTCGACCCGGACGGGCGCTTCATCCGCCAGTGGCTGCCGGAGCTGGAGGGCCTGGACAGGCGCGACATCCACGCGCCGGTCGGATTGTTCCGCCCCGCCGGCTATCCGCCGCCGATCGTCGAGCTGCCCTACAGCCGCGAACGCGCCCTGGCCGCCTTCAAGGCCCTGCCCCGCCGCGGCTGA
- a CDS encoding PA4642 family protein: MRKKDKKQVIGEEIGDEKIRLFLEVEPADATPPALHKLVKAYRGLRVDDFERFVGFFVEAGYDLSTQDAQGRDFVALIQDQRLAEPYIEIVRAAQR, from the coding sequence ATGCGCAAGAAAGACAAGAAGCAGGTGATCGGCGAGGAGATCGGCGACGAGAAGATCCGTCTGTTCCTCGAGGTCGAGCCGGCGGACGCCACGCCGCCCGCCCTGCACAAGCTGGTCAAGGCCTACCGGGGACTGCGGGTGGACGATTTCGAGCGGTTCGTGGGCTTCTTCGTCGAGGCCGGTTACGACCTCTCGACACAGGATGCCCAGGGCCGCGACTTCGTCGCGCTGATCCAGGACCAGCGCCTCGCCGAGCCCTATATCGAGATCGTGCGGGCTGCCCAGCGCTGA
- the prmC gene encoding peptide chain release factor N(5)-glutamine methyltransferase, translating into MASIENLLNSADLPDSPSPRLDAEWLLATALGKPASYLRTWPEREVPEAVAARFAADLARRRAGEPVAYILGRQGFWSLDLEVAPTTLIPRPDTELLVETALALLPATDTAVLDLGTGTGAIALALAAERPAWRLAGVDRVAEAVALAERNRLRLGLGNVEFLQSDWFSTLDGRRFDLIASNPPYIAADDPHLALGDVRFEPASALVAGADGLDDIRRIVAEAPGHLKAGGWLLLEHGFEQAGAVRALLAARGFVEVHSRRDLGGHERISLGRLAA; encoded by the coding sequence ATGGCAAGCATCGAAAACCTGCTGAACAGCGCCGATCTGCCCGACTCGCCCAGCCCGCGGCTGGATGCCGAGTGGCTGCTCGCCACGGCCCTCGGCAAGCCGGCCAGCTACCTGCGCACCTGGCCCGAGCGGGAAGTGCCGGAAGCGGTGGCCGCACGTTTCGCCGCCGACCTGGCGCGCCGCCGGGCTGGCGAGCCAGTGGCCTATATCCTCGGCCGCCAGGGCTTCTGGAGCCTCGATCTGGAAGTGGCGCCGACGACCCTGATTCCCCGCCCGGACACCGAGCTGCTGGTGGAAACCGCCCTGGCGCTGCTGCCGGCGACCGATACCGCAGTGCTCGACCTCGGCACCGGCACGGGGGCCATCGCCCTGGCGCTGGCGGCAGAGCGTCCGGCCTGGCGGCTGGCCGGCGTCGACCGGGTTGCGGAGGCGGTCGCACTGGCCGAGCGCAACCGCCTGCGCCTGGGCCTGGGCAATGTCGAATTCCTGCAGAGCGACTGGTTTTCCACGCTGGATGGCCGGCGTTTCGACCTGATCGCCAGCAATCCCCCCTACATCGCTGCCGACGATCCGCACCTGGCCTTGGGCGATGTGCGCTTCGAGCCGGCCAGCGCGCTGGTGGCCGGTGCCGACGGGCTGGACGATATCCGCCGGATCGTCGCCGAGGCTCCAGGACACCTGAAGGCCGGTGGCTGGCTGCTGCTGGAGCACGGCTTCGAGCAGGCCGGCGCGGTGCGCGCACTGCTGGCGGCCCGCGGCTTCGTCGAGGTGCACAGCCGCCGCGACCTCGGCGGCCACGAGCGCATCAGCCTGGGGCGGCTGGCGGCGTGA
- the murI gene encoding glutamate racemase, which yields MASEAPVGVFDSGVGGLSVLGEIRARLPRESLFYVADSGHVPYGEKSPDYICERCRHIAAFLLERGAKALVLACNTATAAAVAELRELYPELPVVGMEPAVKPAAAATRSGQIGVLATTGTLKSARFAALLDRFAGDVRVITQPCPGLVERIEAGELDGPQTRELLQGFVAPLLAEGCDTLILGCTHYPFVRPLLRELVPGSVSLIDTGAAVARQLERLLEARDLLASGPAAARFWSSGDPAGLERVLPLLWGTPATVEALPC from the coding sequence ATGGCCAGTGAGGCGCCGGTCGGCGTTTTCGATTCCGGGGTCGGCGGTCTGTCGGTGCTGGGCGAGATCCGCGCCCGGCTGCCCCGCGAGTCTCTGTTCTACGTCGCCGACAGCGGCCACGTGCCCTACGGCGAGAAGAGCCCTGACTACATCTGCGAGCGCTGCCGGCATATTGCCGCTTTCCTCCTCGAGCGAGGCGCCAAGGCGCTGGTGCTGGCCTGCAACACCGCCACCGCGGCGGCGGTGGCCGAGCTGCGCGAGCTGTACCCGGAGCTGCCGGTGGTCGGCATGGAGCCGGCGGTGAAGCCGGCGGCGGCGGCCACCCGCAGCGGCCAGATCGGCGTGCTGGCGACCACCGGAACGCTGAAGAGCGCCCGCTTCGCCGCGCTGCTCGACCGTTTCGCCGGCGATGTGCGGGTGATCACCCAGCCCTGTCCCGGCCTGGTCGAGCGGATCGAGGCCGGCGAGCTGGACGGGCCGCAGACCCGCGAGCTGCTGCAGGGCTTCGTCGCGCCGCTGCTGGCCGAGGGCTGCGACACCCTGATCCTCGGCTGCACCCATTACCCCTTCGTCAGGCCGCTGCTCAGGGAGCTGGTGCCGGGCTCGGTCAGCCTGATCGACACCGGCGCCGCGGTGGCCCGCCAGCTCGAACGCCTGCTTGAGGCCCGCGACCTGCTGGCCTCCGGGCCGGCCGCCGCGCGCTTCTGGTCGAGCGGCGATCCGGCCGGGCTGGAGCGGGTACTGCCGCTGCTGTGGGGCACGCCCGCGACGGTCGAGGCGCTGCCCTGCTGA
- the hemH gene encoding ferrochelatase has protein sequence MTDHALLLVNLGSPDSPGVADVRRYLNQFLMDPYVIDLPWPLRRLLVSLILRKRPEQSAHAYASIWWPEGSPLIALSRRLQEAVQVHWHEGPVELAMRYGSLSIEAALSRLAEGGVRRVTLAPLYPQFADSTVTTVVEETRRVLRTSGLALELEVLEPFFARPEYLEALVQSARPHLQQGFDHLLLSFHGLPERHLRKADPSGRHCLSSADCCRQAPPEVLARCYRAQCLRSAEGFARRMGLDERQWSVSFQSRLGRAKWIEPYTEEQLDALAARGVKRLLVMCPAFVTDCIETLEEIGQRGREQFQAAGGEELVLVPCLNDHPAWASALAQMCRTPT, from the coding sequence ATGACCGATCACGCGCTGCTGCTGGTCAATCTGGGCTCGCCCGACTCCCCCGGGGTGGCCGATGTGCGCCGCTATCTCAACCAGTTCCTCATGGACCCCTACGTGATCGACCTGCCCTGGCCGCTGCGGCGCCTGCTGGTCTCGCTGATCCTGCGCAAGCGGCCGGAGCAGTCGGCGCACGCCTATGCCTCGATCTGGTGGCCGGAAGGCTCGCCGCTGATCGCCCTCAGCCGGCGCCTGCAGGAGGCGGTGCAGGTTCACTGGCACGAGGGGCCGGTGGAGCTGGCGATGCGCTACGGCAGCCTGAGCATCGAGGCGGCGCTGAGCCGGCTGGCGGAGGGGGGCGTGCGCCGGGTGACCCTGGCGCCGCTCTACCCGCAGTTCGCCGACAGCACCGTGACCACCGTGGTGGAGGAGACCCGGCGGGTGCTGCGGACGAGCGGCCTGGCGCTGGAGCTCGAGGTGCTGGAGCCCTTCTTCGCGCGGCCGGAGTACCTCGAGGCCCTGGTGCAGAGCGCCAGGCCCCATCTGCAGCAGGGCTTCGACCATCTGCTGCTGAGCTTCCACGGCCTGCCGGAGCGGCATCTGCGCAAGGCCGATCCGAGCGGCAGGCACTGTCTGAGCAGCGCCGACTGCTGCCGCCAGGCGCCGCCAGAGGTGCTGGCGCGCTGCTATCGGGCTCAGTGCCTGCGAAGTGCCGAGGGCTTCGCCCGACGGATGGGGCTGGACGAGCGGCAGTGGTCGGTGTCCTTCCAGTCGCGCCTGGGACGCGCCAAGTGGATCGAGCCCTATACCGAGGAGCAGCTCGATGCGCTGGCCGCGCGTGGGGTGAAGAGGCTCCTGGTGATGTGCCCGGCCTTCGTCACCGACTGCATCGAGACCCTGGAGGAGATCGGCCAGCGCGGCCGCGAGCAGTTCCAGGCGGCCGGTGGCGAAGAACTGGTCCTGGTGCCCTGCCTCAATGATCACCCGGCGTGGGCATCGGCGCTGGCGCAGATGTGCCGCACGCCGACCTGA
- the upp gene encoding uracil phosphoribosyltransferase, protein MPIHEIRHPLIRHKLGLMRRADISTKSFRELAQEVGALLTYEATKDLPLESCQIEGWCGPVEVEKIAGKKITVVPILRAGIGMLDGVLRLVPSAKVSVVGLSRDEETLVAHTYVEKLVGEIDQRLALIVDPMLATGGSMAATIDMLKKAGCKEIRALVLVAAPEGIRLLEQTHPDVTIYTAAIDQRLNENGYIIPGLGDAGDKVFGTKQKPG, encoded by the coding sequence ATGCCCATCCACGAAATCCGCCACCCGCTGATCCGCCACAAGCTCGGCCTGATGCGCCGCGCCGACATCAGCACCAAGAGTTTCCGCGAACTGGCCCAGGAGGTCGGTGCCCTGCTCACCTACGAGGCCACCAAGGACCTGCCGCTGGAGAGCTGTCAGATCGAGGGTTGGTGCGGTCCGGTGGAAGTGGAGAAGATCGCCGGCAAGAAGATCACCGTGGTACCCATCCTGCGCGCCGGGATCGGCATGCTCGACGGCGTGCTGCGACTGGTCCCGAGCGCCAAGGTCAGTGTGGTCGGCCTGTCGCGAGACGAGGAAACCCTGGTCGCGCACACCTACGTGGAGAAGCTGGTGGGCGAGATCGACCAGCGCCTGGCGCTGATCGTCGACCCCATGCTCGCCACCGGCGGCTCCATGGCCGCCACCATCGACATGCTGAAGAAGGCCGGCTGCAAGGAGATCCGCGCCCTGGTGCTGGTCGCCGCGCCGGAGGGCATCCGCCTGCTCGAGCAGACGCACCCCGACGTGACCATCTATACCGCGGCCATCGACCAGCGCCTCAATGAGAACGGCTACATCATCCCCGGCCTCGGCGATGCCGGCGACAAGGTCTTCGGCACCAAGCAGAAACCGGGTTGA
- a CDS encoding YbgA family protein, whose translation MSTARPKIAISACLLGERVRFNAGHKESQLCSRELARHFDFVPLCPEMAIGLGTPRQPIRLVGDPASPRAVGTRDATLDVGAPLAAYGERMAGELDDIDGFIFMQKSPSCGLERVKVYQANGHPAEGGGRGLFAAAFCARRPELPVEEDGRLHDPVLRENFVTRVFVHAEWRRLLGQGLTRQAILDFHARHKYLLMANHPQQYRALGRLLGQTGRHAPEELGPCYFAQLMAALRQCASRGSHGNVLQHLCGYLRPALDADEREELQQLIEQYRLGMLPLVVPLTLLKHHFRRHPHPYVARQAYLQPHPEELGLRNAI comes from the coding sequence ATGTCCACCGCCAGACCGAAGATCGCCATCAGCGCCTGCCTGCTCGGCGAGCGGGTGCGTTTCAACGCCGGCCACAAGGAATCGCAACTGTGCAGCCGCGAGCTCGCCAGGCACTTCGACTTCGTCCCGCTCTGCCCGGAAATGGCCATCGGCCTCGGCACGCCGCGCCAGCCGATTCGCCTGGTGGGCGATCCGGCCAGCCCGCGGGCGGTCGGCACGCGCGATGCCACGCTCGACGTCGGCGCACCGCTCGCCGCCTACGGCGAGCGCATGGCCGGCGAGCTGGACGACATCGACGGCTTCATCTTCATGCAGAAATCTCCCTCCTGCGGCCTGGAGCGGGTCAAGGTCTACCAGGCCAACGGCCACCCCGCCGAAGGCGGTGGCCGCGGCCTGTTCGCCGCCGCCTTCTGCGCGCGCCGTCCGGAGCTGCCGGTGGAGGAAGACGGCCGCCTGCACGACCCGGTGCTGCGCGAGAACTTCGTCACCCGGGTGTTCGTGCATGCCGAGTGGCGCCGGTTGCTCGGCCAGGGCCTGACCCGCCAGGCGATCCTCGACTTCCATGCCCGCCACAAGTACCTGCTGATGGCCAACCACCCGCAGCAGTACCGGGCGCTCGGCCGGCTGCTCGGCCAGACCGGCCGGCATGCGCCCGAGGAACTCGGCCCGTGCTACTTCGCTCAATTGATGGCCGCGCTGCGCCAGTGCGCCAGCCGCGGCAGCCACGGCAACGTGCTGCAGCACCTCTGCGGCTATCTGCGGCCGGCCCTGGATGCGGACGAGCGCGAGGAACTCCAGCAGTTGATCGAGCAATACCGCCTCGGCATGCTGCCGCTGGTGGTGCCCCTGACCCTGCTCAAGCACCATTTCCGCCGCCATCCCCACCCCTATGTGGCCCGGCAGGCCTACCTGCAGCCACACCCCGAAGAGCTTGGCTTGCGCAACGCGATTTGA
- a CDS encoding molybdopterin-synthase adenylyltransferase MoeB, with protein MLSDQELLRYSRQILLPQIDVDGQLRLKQSRALIVGLGGLGSPVALYLAAAGVGELHLADFDSVDLTNLQRQVLHDTPSVGQGKVDSALARLAALNPEVALHPLRGALDADSLAAAVAAVDLVLDCSDNFATREAVNAACVAAGKPLVSGAAIRLEGQLSVFDPRSEGSPCYHCLYGHGSEAELTCSEAGVVGPLVGLVGSLQALEALKLLAGFGEPLVGRLLLVDALTSRFRELRVRRDPQCPVCGVRHGQ; from the coding sequence ATGCTCAGTGATCAAGAACTGCTGCGCTACAGCCGCCAGATCCTCCTGCCGCAGATCGACGTGGACGGCCAGCTGCGGCTGAAACAGAGCCGCGCGCTGATCGTCGGCCTCGGCGGGCTGGGCTCGCCGGTGGCGCTCTACCTGGCGGCGGCGGGGGTCGGCGAACTGCATCTGGCGGACTTCGACAGCGTGGATTTGACCAACCTGCAGCGCCAGGTCCTGCACGACACGCCGAGCGTCGGCCAGGGCAAGGTGGACTCGGCGCTGGCCCGGCTGGCAGCGCTCAACCCCGAGGTCGCCCTGCATCCGCTGCGCGGCGCCCTGGATGCCGACTCGCTGGCCGCGGCGGTGGCCGCGGTGGACCTGGTGCTCGACTGCAGCGACAACTTCGCCACCCGCGAGGCGGTCAACGCCGCCTGCGTGGCCGCCGGCAAGCCGCTGGTCAGCGGTGCGGCGATCCGCCTCGAGGGCCAGCTCTCGGTGTTCGACCCGCGCAGCGAGGGCAGTCCCTGCTACCACTGCCTCTACGGCCACGGCAGCGAGGCCGAGCTGACCTGCAGCGAGGCCGGGGTGGTCGGTCCGCTGGTCGGTCTGGTCGGCAGCCTGCAGGCGCTGGAGGCGCTCAAGCTGCTGGCCGGCTTCGGCGAGCCGCTGGTCGGCCGCCTGCTGCTGGTCGATGCGCTGACCAGTCGTTTCCGCGAGCTGCGCGTGCGGCGCGATCCGCAGTGCCCGGTCTGTGGAGTGCGGCATGGCCAGTGA